CAAAAATGGACGGAAACCGACCGAGCGCCACTGACCAGCCGTAGCCAGACCCGCGGATCTCCGTTGGGAAGAGTTCCGCCACATGCACCATGCCGATGGCCCAAGAACCTCCAATGCCACCAAACGCCAAGACTCCACAGATGACGAACAGCGGAATCGAGGTTGTCGAGAACATCACCCACAGAGAGCCGGCTAGAACAAGCAATGTGATAGCGCCAGCTCGCTTGCGGCCGATGTAATCAGAGAGGTGGCCGCAAAAGATAGAAAAACCAAACATCGAGAGATTGAACAGGCCGAGCGTGGCAACGGCGACCGTGGTGCTCATTTTCAGGGTCGAGACCATGAACGGCACTGCAAACACCGTCTCAGCATAGTAGATTCCTGCGAGAGAGGTGTAGATCAGGGCTCCCCACATCACGTTGCGCCGCAGCCTCGGGCTAGTTTTAAGTGATGTAAAGAAAGAGGCCCGCTTTAGCTTCGCCTTCTTCAAGCGCTCTATCGTTGCTGTGTAGCTCGGGCTTTCCTCCAACTGCATCCGAACGAACAGAATAAGGATCGCAGGCAAGATCGCGAGGAAGTACATTGCGCGCCAGCCAAGCCACTCGAGAATGAGTGCAGAAACAATCGCTGCGTACACCACCCCAAGGGCATAGCCCGCGAACATGAGGCCTGCACCTAAGCCACGCTTCTTGCTATCCCATGATTCCACGACATAGGGGACGCCGACCGTCAGTTCTCCCCCGCCGCCGAGCCCGGTGAGGAAGCGGCCGATCGCAAACTGGACAGGGGTGACGGCAAGCCCGGTTAGCGCAGTGACGCTGCCATAGGCGAAAATCGAAAAGCCAAGCGTTACTTTTCTACCGAAGCGATCGCCCAGCATGCCGAACACGCAACTGCCCAGCATGTATCCGACGATGAAGATCGATCCGATTGCTCCCATTGTCTTCACATCGACGCCGAATTCTACAGCGATGAGCCCGAGGGTCATGCCGTAGATGTTGATTGCGTAAGCGTCGAAGAGGTAGCCGAGAGTGGCCGCCAGCGTGATGACGTTGCGAGCCTTCTTCGTGATATTAGGCTTGTCCGGGTCGTGAAGGTCGATCAACTCAGCCGAGCCGGGTGGCTGGCTCGGGGGTTTTGCGCTGCTCCTTAGGGATAGCATGATACTGTTTCCTCCTGCTTCGATTCTTGGGTTTCAAGTATCTCAAGTATCCATGCGGTGTTTTTTTATTTGATACCGTCTTGCACCAGGCACCAGCGCGTTAGTTGCACCAGCGCGTTAGATGTTAGCTATTACACTTTTTCTAATATATTATCTTCAAATATCCTCAAATATGGCTATGATTGCGTCCGTACTAGTTCTGTCGTTTTGCTCTTTTGCTCTCTATTGTCAGATTTTGAGCCCATGTGTTGTTGTGTGCCGAGATGTCCTTGAGACGCTTGGCGGGACTCTCTCGCCTTTGCTCAAGGGGCTGTCGTGCTGTGGCGCCTTCATCCGCTTCCGCTCAGAGCCGTAAAACGGACTGAGTTGAGGATTGCCTCTCCGGAAGCGATAGAACCAGTTACGCTTCCCGTTGCGCCGCATCACGCACTCGAATAGGCACAGTGGCCCGAAACCGTATCTCAGGCTAATTCTTTTTTGATAGCTAACGATAGTTGGCGTCTATAAGAACCTGAGTGATGCGCTGCCCGCAGTGCGCGCGCCCAATGTCTGAGTGATGCGCTGCCCGCAGTGCGCGCGCCCAATGTGGGTGTAAGCTTGGCGAGCATAAGACACGGTTGTGAGCTGGGACCGGGCTGATCAGAAATCGGCACACTCGGTTGG
The sequence above is a segment of the Methylobacterium nodulans ORS 2060 genome. Coding sequences within it:
- a CDS encoding MFS transporter, with the protein product MIDLHDPDKPNITKKARNVITLAATLGYLFDAYAINIYGMTLGLIAVEFGVDVKTMGAIGSIFIVGYMLGSCVFGMLGDRFGRKVTLGFSIFAYGSVTALTGLAVTPVQFAIGRFLTGLGGGGELTVGVPYVVESWDSKKRGLGAGLMFAGYALGVVYAAIVSALILEWLGWRAMYFLAILPAILILFVRMQLEESPSYTATIERLKKAKLKRASFFTSLKTSPRLRRNVMWGALIYTSLAGIYYAETVFAVPFMVSTLKMSTTVAVATLGLFNLSMFGFSIFCGHLSDYIGRKRAGAITLLVLAGSLWVMFSTTSIPLFVICGVLAFGGIGGSWAIGMVHVAELFPTEIRGSGYGWSVALGRFPSIFAPIAIGWLASLTPGGMGDAMKYSCVVLLFALAAYLLGPETLDQTEVDHVLKNEDDQVLELHEAGSH